From the genome of Acidobacteriota bacterium:
GCGCGGACCTTGGCCGCCGAGGTCCACCAGGAGTCGTGGTTGCCCTTGAGCAAGACCTTGAGCCGGCCGCGCCGGCTGGCGAGGTACCTCAGATCGGGGGCCGCCTCCTCCAGCGTGTGCGCCCAGGAGATGTCCCCGGCGACGAGGACGACGTCCTCCTCGCCGACGGTGCGGTCCCATTCGCGGGCCAGGCGCTCGGCATGGTCGGACCATACCTCGCCGAAGACGTCCATCGGCTTGGGGCGTCCGAACGAGAGGTGGGGATCGCCGATGGCGAAGATCTTCAACCGCCCGCCGCCGCGTCCGCGCTGCGTCCCGGGCCGAATCCGAGCACGTTCCGGGCAACGTGGGACGCCAGCCGGGGATTCTCCACCAGCCGGCGGAGCGAGTAGGCGTACCACCCCGAACCGAACGGAACGTAGACGCGCATGGGATGTCCTTCGGCGACGATCAGCCGCCGCAGCTCGGCATCGACCCCGAGGAGCATCTGGAACTCGTAACGATCCGGACCGATATCCCGCTCCCTGAGGAGGCGGCGCGTCTCGAAGACGAGGGCCTCGTCGTGCGTGGCGACCGCCGTGAACGTTCCGTCGCCGTCGAGCATGACGCGCACCGCGTCCACGAACGACCGCCGCACCACGTCGTCGTCCTGGTACGCGATCTCGCGCGGCTCGATGTAGATGCCCTTGCAGATGCGAACCGACGCTCCCTCGGACGCCAGGCGGCGGACATCGTCGAGGGTCCGGCGCAGGTAGGCCTGCAGGACGACGCCGACGTTGTCGTGACCCCTCTGCCGGAGGGCACGGTAGAGATCGAGCGTCTTCTGGGTGACGCTCGAATCCTCCATGTCGAGGCGGACGGTGAGACCGTCGCGTGCCGCCCGCTCGAGCACCTCCCCCACCGCCTCGAGCGCCAGGCCGGACGAGAGCGCGAGTCCGAGCGCGGTGGGCTTCACGGAGACATTGGCCTGCACGCCGCTGCCGACGATGCCGTCGATCGCCCGCTTGTAGGCGTCCACGTACTCTCGGACCGCTCTCTCGTCCCGGACACCCTCCCCCAGAACGTCCAGCGTGGCGCGGCAGCCCTCCTCGTTGAGCCGTCTCGCGACCGCGAGCCCGTCCTCGAGCGTGTCCCCCGCGATGTAGGTCCGGGCGAAACGCCAGACGAGCCCTCTGGGCACCAGCATCAACGCCCGCAGCAGCGCCCGACGTCCCCGCCTCATGACCTCACCTCGTCCCCGTTCGCCGCTTCCCGCCGGACCTCTTCAGCCGGTGACGAGCCGCTCGAGTTCCGGGAGCAGCCGGGCGGCCGCTTCTTCGAGGCCCGCCTCCATCACGATACCGGAAGCGTTCCTGTGGCCGCCGCCTCCATGGGCGCGGGCGAGCCGGTTCACGTCGAGCCTCCCCTTCGAGCGGAGGCTGATCTTCGTGCGGTCCGGGCCCAGCGGCCGGAAAAGGACGGCCACACGGCTCTCGCTCGAGCGGAGCGCCAGGTTGATCACCTCGCTCAGGTCCTCGCCCGCCGGGCCGAGGGCCCCCTCGAAATCGGCCGGCGTGCGGAGGACCAGCAGGCGCCCCCCCGCCCGGACCTCGAGATCGGCGAGCATTCTTCCGAGCAGCACGAGGAATGCGGCGCTGAACCGCTCCTCCAGCCGAGCGTACACCTCGGCCGGGCTGGCTCCTGCCGCCACGAGTTTCGCCGCCATCCGGAACGCGTCCGCGTCCGTGTTGCCGAACCGGAAACGACCCGTGTCCGACACCAGCGCGGCGTACAGCGCGGTCGCGGCGTCGCGGTCCACGGGATCGCCGGTCGCCTCGAACAGCCGGAGAACGATCTCGGCCGTGCACGAAGCCTCGGGGTCGACCAGCAGCAGGTCCCACATCGGATCCGGCTCCGGGTGGTGGTCGATGCAGATCTTGAGGCCCCGCGCCGCTCGGACGGCGCCTTCCATTTCTCCGAGGCGCGCGGGATCGGAGTTGTCGAGCATGACCACCGCGTCGGCTTCGGCGATCGGAGCATCGTGCTCCGCCGGGTCGTAGACCTCGATGCAGCCTTCCGGGTCGAGGAATCGCAGCGTTCCTGGAATCGCGTCGCGGTTGACGATCCGCACCTCCGCGCCACCCCGGCGGAGCCAGGCGGCGAACCCGGCCTGGCTGCCGATCCCGTCGCCGTCCGGGTTCAGGTGCGTCGTCAGGATCCAGCGCGAACCGGGGCGCCGCCGGGCCGCGACGGTGTCGATCTCATGCGCCGCCATACGGTCCCCCGCCGAGGCGTCCCTCCCGGTAGAGCCGACCGTACCGGACGTACCGCTCCACGCCCTCGGCGACGCGGCGGGCGGTCGCCTCGTCCACTTCGCCAATGATGCGGCCGGGTACGCCGGCGCAGACCGTGCCGGAGGGGACCTCGAAGCCCTCCCTCACCACGGCGCCGGCTGCGACCACCGCCCCGCGCCGCACCGTCGCGCCGGAGAGCACGACCGCCCCCATGCCGATCAGGCAGTCGTCCTCGAGGACGGCGCCGTGGACGACGGCCCGGTGGCCGATCGTCACCCGGTCGCCGATCACCGCGGGATAGCCCTCGTCGACGTGGATCACGCAGAGGTCCTGGACGTTGGACCGGCTGCCGATCCGAACCGGTTCGATGTCTCCGCGCAGCACGCTGCCGTACCAGACGGTCGAGGCGGCCCCGATGCTCACCTCGCCGACGATCACCGCTCCGGGTGCGACGAAGGCGTCGGGAGCGATCGTCAGGCGGGTGGGGTGGTCACCGCCCGGGCGCGGGCTGGGCATGGCGATCTCCGTCGGGAACGGCTCGGGCGCGAAAAGGTGGTCAATCTAGGGAGACTCGATCCCGGCGTCAAGGCCGGCCGCGGGCCACGGTTCGGGCAGCTCCGGCCGGCGCCGGCGCTCGGCGGAAAAGGAGGTCAGCTCGAGGCGGACCCGCCCTCGGAGCCGCTCGTGCCATCCCTCGATCCGCACGAGGGCCCCCGAATCGCCGTCGACCCACAGGCGGGTCTTTCCGCTCATCCCGAGCAGCGTGCGCCCACCCTCCTCGGCCGGCGCCAGGACCACTTCGACGAGCCGGAGGCGGAGTCGGCGCCGGCGCGAGCCCGGCGTTCGCACCCGGACCGTGCTCTCCTGCCGGCTGCCGACCGCGGCCTGCACCTGGATCGGGCCGCTGCGGGTGAGGAGCGTCACCCGCCCGCCTCCCTCCGCCGCCAGTTGCCCGAGCAGGCCGAGCAGCGCGTACGGCTCGACGACCGCCCACGCCGGCGGGATGCCGTCGAGCCCGAAGCTCCGTTCCTCGCGCCTGTTCCACCGGGCGGGATCCTGTTCCGCTCCCCGTGGGCGGTCGTAGGAGACCACCGCGTACCGCCGGCCGTCGCCCGCACGCCATCCCGCCCGCGCCTTTTCCGGCCCCGCGAGCTCGAGCCAGCGGTCGCTCCGGCGGCGCAGCGGGTCGAACCAGGTGGCAGCCAGACGCTCCCCCGCGGTGGCGCCGAAGATCCGTGCCTCGGAGCGGACAGCCAGCTCGATCCCGCCGTCCTCGGCGGGAAAGCGCTCGATTTCGGCGATGCCCTTGGCGAACAGGAACTTCCGGCCCTCGAGCCGCAGCAGGGTCCATCCCTCGAGAGGACTGGCCGCCGCGGTTCCGGCGACCGCCGTCACGAGGGCCGCCGCCAACAGCAACGGGCGGCGAGACGGGCGATGGCGCGTGGCGGTCACGGTCCGATGGTAGCCCGGAACCGATCCGACGACCGTCCCGGGGGCATCCGGGGTATCATCCCGCGCCGGCGGCGGGGAGCGCAGGAGCGCGGAACCCCGCCCCGCGGATCGCGGGCCGCTCCCGGCCGGCGCGGCGGATCGGACACGGAATGACGACCGGACAGGATCACGGAGAGCCGCTCCCGGCCGGGGATCCGG
Proteins encoded in this window:
- a CDS encoding gamma carbonic anhydrase family protein; translated protein: MPSPRPGGDHPTRLTIAPDAFVAPGAVIVGEVSIGAASTVWYGSVLRGDIEPVRIGSRSNVQDLCVIHVDEGYPAVIGDRVTIGHRAVVHGAVLEDDCLIGMGAVVLSGATVRRGAVVAAGAVVREGFEVPSGTVCAGVPGRIIGEVDEATARRVAEGVERYVRYGRLYREGRLGGGPYGGA
- a CDS encoding bifunctional oligoribonuclease/PAP phosphatase NrnA, which produces MAAHEIDTVAARRRPGSRWILTTHLNPDGDGIGSQAGFAAWLRRGGAEVRIVNRDAIPGTLRFLDPEGCIEVYDPAEHDAPIAEADAVVMLDNSDPARLGEMEGAVRAARGLKICIDHHPEPDPMWDLLLVDPEASCTAEIVLRLFEATGDPVDRDAATALYAALVSDTGRFRFGNTDADAFRMAAKLVAAGASPAEVYARLEERFSAAFLVLLGRMLADLEVRAGGRLLVLRTPADFEGALGPAGEDLSEVINLALRSSESRVAVLFRPLGPDRTKISLRSKGRLDVNRLARAHGGGGHRNASGIVMEAGLEEAAARLLPELERLVTG
- a CDS encoding proline dehydrogenase codes for the protein MRRGRRALLRALMLVPRGLVWRFARTYIAGDTLEDGLAVARRLNEEGCRATLDVLGEGVRDERAVREYVDAYKRAIDGIVGSGVQANVSVKPTALGLALSSGLALEAVGEVLERAARDGLTVRLDMEDSSVTQKTLDLYRALRQRGHDNVGVVLQAYLRRTLDDVRRLASEGASVRICKGIYIEPREIAYQDDDVVRRSFVDAVRVMLDGDGTFTAVATHDEALVFETRRLLRERDIGPDRYEFQMLLGVDAELRRLIVAEGHPMRVYVPFGSGWYAYSLRRLVENPRLASHVARNVLGFGPGRSADAAAGG